The Bacteroides ovatus genomic interval GAGCTGGGTTCAGAACGTCGTGAGACAGTTCGGTCTCTATCTATCGTGGGCGTATGAAATTTGCGTGGCTCTGACACTAGTACGAGAGGACCGTGTTGGACTGACCGCTGGTTTACCAGTTGTGCCGCCAGGTGCATTGCTGGGTATCTAAGTCGGGATTGGATAAGTGCTGAAAGCATCTAAGTACGAAGCCAGCCACAAGATTAGATTTCTTAGGGTCGTCAAAGACGATGACGTTGATAGGATGCAGGTGTAAAGGTGGTAACATCAAAGCCGAGCATTACTAATTGCCCGTTCACTTTCTTTCGGACATGTACCGGTTGGGTATATACGTTTAGCTTGCTAGACACTAGGATTTTACTTTTCATCATGTCATAACCTTATTCAGGTGGTTATAGCACGAGGGTTCCACCTCTTCCCATTCCGAACAGAGAAGTTAAGCCTCGTCACGCCGATGGTACTGCGTAACAGTGGGAGAGTAGGTAGCCGCCGTTTTTAAGAAGCCTCGCTTGTCTATTGGACGGGCGAGGCTTTCTGTTTTTTTATTACTTTGGTATTTATATCGCCGTTTTTAACAGATACAAACCTCATAATACCTATTAAAAAAGTGAATATTTACTGATAATTTGTATGTTATGAGGATATTTATTTGTATCTTTGTCGCCCGAATTGTAAGCTAACGATTTAAAAAAGAGAGAAGCTTTGGGAAAGTTTGATAAATACAAAATTGACTTGAAAGGAATGCAAACAGACTCTGCTAAGTATGAGTTTGTATTGGATAACCTTTACTTCGCTCACATTGATGGTCCTGAAGTTCAGAAAGGAAAGGTGAATGTTACATTGACCGTGAAAAGAACCTCTCGTGCTTTCGAGCTGAGTTTTCAGACTGAGGGAATGGTATCAGTACCATGTGACCGTTGTCTGGATGATATGGAGCTACCTATCAGTTCTTCTGATAAACTGATGGTAAAGTTTGGACATGAATATGCAGAAGAAGGTGACAACCTGATTGTGATTCCCGAGGAAGAAGGGGAAATCAACGTTGCATGGTTCATGTATGAGTTTGTTGCGCTCTCTGTACCCATGAAGCATGTACATGCTCCCGGTAAGTGCAATAAAGCGATGACTGGTAAATTGAACAAGCATTTGAAAACAAATGCGAATGAGGATAGCGATGATACTTTCGACACAGGTGGAGATGACATCGTAATTGAGGAAGAAGTGGAGGAACAAATTGATCCCCGCTGGAATGAATTAAAAAAAATATTAGATAATAATTAAAGTTTTAAGAAAATGGCACATCCTAAGAGAAGACAATCAAGTACGAGACAAGCGAAGAGAAGAACTCATGATAAGGCAGTAGCTCCTACATTGGCTATTTGTCCGAATTGCGGTGAATGGCACGTTTACCACACTGTATGTGGTGCTTGTGGCTATTACAGAGGCAAGCTCGCTATTGAGAAAGAAGCAGCTGTATAATTAGTACAGTTATACTGAAAACAGCCTGGGGGTGAAACTCTCCGGCTGCTTTAAGTATTATAGTATTGCTAATTTAAAATAGGTTTGATGGAAAAAATAAATGCAGTAATCACAGGAGTCGGCGGGTACGTACCCGATTATATCTTGACTAACGACGAGATATCAAAAATGGTGGATACCAACGACGAATGGATTATGACTCGTATCGGAGTAAAGGAAAGA includes:
- a CDS encoding YceD family protein — protein: MGKFDKYKIDLKGMQTDSAKYEFVLDNLYFAHIDGPEVQKGKVNVTLTVKRTSRAFELSFQTEGMVSVPCDRCLDDMELPISSSDKLMVKFGHEYAEEGDNLIVIPEEEGEINVAWFMYEFVALSVPMKHVHAPGKCNKAMTGKLNKHLKTNANEDSDDTFDTGGDDIVIEEEVEEQIDPRWNELKKILDNN
- the rpmF gene encoding 50S ribosomal protein L32 is translated as MAHPKRRQSSTRQAKRRTHDKAVAPTLAICPNCGEWHVYHTVCGACGYYRGKLAIEKEAAV